A part of Biomphalaria glabrata chromosome 3, xgBioGlab47.1, whole genome shotgun sequence genomic DNA contains:
- the LOC106055916 gene encoding zinc finger protein 836-like — protein MDFEMENVSSESNSQDDFNDYCDYEGKSSSEKQPDENSLQSEKKRNYKREKGPPIICLTCKKVWTKNCKGGRLFMFGGSRPFMAKFEAKCIALMGKEALTALQNKSATKFGRSYICRECYLVLRQTYDNVRKIQRDVARSIQRMRSPSGPKRESITESDNSGSDQDLEMDCLAQVHNKKKLPPVAERIAEKIASLTLVKINNKTPRICLKPITAKSAEHKNEAVSQSNSEFVNTFQSNCTDSDLNKKTAQEKDSEINLTVLNREMCLKSVSLTDVDHSLQSKSRDINKNNDCNISTSVTLTESLSSDSCSNLSNVNPQNELDSKVRFQQNQDLEESTDKEYPTNKPSQVDLAEILANPLLLIKTPQPIKLADIKNKQVYVCGEGNCDWIFSSRFYWENHVRHYHRSGRPFICPFEGCGRSFAGRSKLELHIRSHTDERPFICDKCGNGFRGNQELKAHRLTHTTEKPHQCLKCDKTFKLLSSLKRHLQFHDGGNFPFPCTYPECEKAFKNKYDLKCHNRLHTGEKPYKCKEPGCGMAFRIPCQFTMHKRSHTGERPFRCNIDGCSAAYISSNALQAHMVSHTTERPFCCEFCGKTFKHKMLHRIHLKKHSGLQNFLCPVEGCSENLNDRKSLNQHMASQHGMQDYKSAPKKVFQCTEEGCGLVYSTDGGLRYHKLRVHNKGSKVLEEDHRQMSCPYDKCARVYEDAISLHDHLIKAHMPIPREKMCPCCGQAYPLKDQLEVHINSAHNGSPTVNEQTKGFHVCHSERCGLRFHKPEELTHHVTWHLGNPPYRCEYDECNRTFLLETMLNQHMTEHENQKNFTCSFDSCTEGFTTNLKVLKHSKFHYGLFRCPIDGCNKAMQTLGTARMHLLRHEKPFVCFVCAKRFALHHQWSKHKRSHTGEKVFECKICCSQFLDPASLKSHKQSHKGEKQFICEECGQQLASLTLYKTHIRTHSTELPYVCSEENCKKDFRDIVSLKAHQNTHLKPCHLCTQCGKVYKFSVSKHKCKIDFTESKTSYLQQIKQEVLSVQPLQSTIPPIANQSSVHQPPQLQLSDSVASMTTQSSAQTLSLPLTLQQLPSVQTVPPQQPHPQQFNMNNLALMPENHPQSYTMEVEEAARAMRQNFNAPETVVLQDTSHYNYIILYDRPAQQ, from the exons ATGGATTTTGAGATGGAAAATGTGTCCTCAGAATCAAACAGTCAAGATGATTTTAATGATTATTGTGATTATGAAGGAAAGTCTTCCAGTGAAAAACAACCAGATGAAAATTCCTTACagtcagagaaaaagagaaattacAAGCGTGAAAAAGGACCACCCATTATTTGTCTTACATGTAAAAAAGTATGGACAAAAAATTGTAAAGGTGGCCGACTGTTTATGTTTGGTGGAAGTAGACCTTTCATGGCCAAGTTTGAGGCCAAGTGCATAGCATTAATGGGTAAAGAAGCATTGACAGCCCTGCAAAATAAATCTGCAACCAAATTTGGCCGAAGCTATATATGCAGAGAATGTTATTTAGTTTTGAGGCAGACATATGATAATGTTAGAAAAATTCAACGGGATGTTGCGAGATCAATTCAGAGAATGAGATCTCCATCTGGACCCAAAAGGGAATCAATCACTGAGTCAGACAACTCAGGCTCTGATCAAGATCTTGAAATGGATTGCCTAG CTCAGGTTCATAATAAGAAAAAGCTACCTCCTGTGGCAGAGAGAATTGCAGAGAAAATAGCATCTTTGACTCTTgttaaaatcaacaacaaaactCCAAGAATATGTCTGAAACCAATTACAGCAAAATCAGCTGAACACAAAAATGAAGCTGTTAGTCAGAGCAATTCAGAGTTTGTAAACACCTTTCAGAGTAACTGTACTGACAGTGATCTGAACAAGAAAACTGCACAAGAAAAGGATTCTGAAATTAATCTAACAGTATTGAACAGAGAAATGTGTCTgaaatctgtttctttgacagATGTTGATCATagtctacaatctaaatctcgggatattaataaaaacaatgattGTAATATCAGTACATCTGTAACACTTACAGAGTCTTTATCAAGTGACAGTTGTAGTAATCTTTCTAATGTAAATCCACAAAATGAATTAGATAGTAAAGTTAGATTTCAACAAAATCAGGATCTGGAAGAATCCACTGACAAAGAGTATCCTACAAACAAACCTTCACAAGTTGATCTAGCGGAGATTTTAGCTAATCCTCTACTCTTGATTAAAACACCTCAA CCAATTAAGCTAGCCGATATCAAGAATAAGCAAGTCTATGTATGTGGTGAAGGCAATTGTGATTGGATATTTAGCTCTCGCTTTTACTGGGAGAATCATGTGAGACATTATCACAGAT CTGGGCGACCTTTCATATGCCCTTTTGAAGGATGTGGTAGAAGCTTCGCAGGTAGAAGTAAACTAGAACTTCATATAAGATCTCATACAGACGAGCGCCcttttatttgtgataaatGTGGGAATGGGTTCCGTGGTAACCAAGAACTCAAAGCCCACCGACTGACTCACACAA CCGAAAAACCTCACCAGTGTCTTAAATGTGATAAAACCTTCAAACTTCTAAGTAGCCTTAAG CGTCACCTTCAGTTCCATGATGGAGGAAATTTCCCATTTCCCTGTACATATCCTGAATGTGAAAAAGCTTTCAAGAATAAATATGACCTGAAGTGTCATAACAGGTTGCACACTGGGGAGAAGCCTTATAAATGTAAGGAGCCAGGGTGCGGCATGGCTTTTAGAATTCCTTGTCAATTCACTATGCACAAGCGTTCACATACAG GTGAACGTCCATTCCGATGTAATATAGATGGTTGTTCAGCTGCTTACATTTCTTCAAATGCTCTTCAAGCTCACATGGTCAGCCATACAACAGAAAGACCTTTTTGTTGTGAATTTTGCGGCAAGACATTCAAGCATAAAATGTTGCATCGCatacacttaaaaaaacattCTG GACTTCAGAATTTTTTATGTCCAGTAGAAGGCTGCAGTGAAAACCTTAATGATCGCAAGTCTTTAAATCAACACATGGCCAGCCAACATGGAATGCAGGATTACAAGTCAGCCCCTAAAAAAGTTTTTCAATGCACAGAAGAAGGCTGTGGGCTTGTTTATAGCACAGACGGAGGCCTTCGCTATCATAAACTCAGGGTTCATAACAAAGGGAGTAAAGTCTTAGAGGAGGACCACAGACAGATGAGTTGTCCCTACGACAAGTGTGCAAGGGTATATGAAGATGCAATCAGTCTTCATGATCACCTTATAAAGGCTCACATGCCTATTCCTCGTGAAAAAATGTGTCCATGTTGTGGTCAAGCTTACCCTCTTAAAGATCAATTAGAGGTTCATATAAACAGCGCCCATAATGGAAGTCCAACAGTTAATGAACAAACG AAAGGTTTCCATGTGTGTCATTCTGAGAGATGTGGTCTGAGGTTTCACAAACCAGAAGAGTTGACTCATCATGTCACCTGGCATTTAG gCAACCCACCCTACAGATGTGAATATGATGAGTGTAATCGCACCTTTCTCTTAGAGACTATGCTTAATCAGCACATGACGGAGCATGAAAACCAGAAAAATTTCACCTGCAGCTTTGATAGCTGCACAGAAGGCTTTACAACTAATTTGAAAGTACTGAAGCACTCCAAGTTCCATTATG GATTATTTAGATGCCCTATTGATGGCTGTAACAAGGCAATGCAGACATTAGGCACTGCTCGAATGCATCTTCTCCGCCATGAAAAGCCATTTGTATGTTTTGTCTGTGCTAAAAGATTTGCTCTACACCATCAATGGAGTAAACACAAAAGGTCTCACACAG GtgaaaaagtgtttgaatgTAAAATCTGCTGCAGTCAATTCCTAGACCCAGCTAGTCTGAAGTCTCACAAACAGAGTCACAAGGGAGAGAAGCAGTTTATCTGTGAGGAATGTGGCCAGCAGTTGGCTAGTCTAACTCTTTACAAGACTCACATCAGAACTCATTCTa ctgaacTTCCATATGTGTGTTCAGAAGAGAACTGCAAGAAAGATTTTCGAGACATTGTATCACTCAAGGCTCATCAAAATACTCATTTAAAACCTTGTCACTTATGTACCCAGTGTGGGAAAGTGTACAAGTTTAGTGTCAGCAAACATAAGTGTAAAATAGACTTCACAGAGTCTAAGACAAGTTACCTGCAACAGATCAAGCAAGAAGTTTTATCTGTACAGCCACTACAGTCTACAATTCCACCCATTGCCAATCAGAGCTCAGTACATCAGCCACCACAACTCCAGTTGTCTGACTCAGTAGCCTCAATGACGACCCAGTCATCGGCTCAGACTTTATCCCTGCCTTTGACCTTACAACAATTACCTAGTGTTCAAACAGTGCCACCCCAGCAACCCCACCCTCAACagt